The Juglans regia cultivar Chandler chromosome 10, Walnut 2.0, whole genome shotgun sequence genome includes the window TGTCACGTCGCGGTTGTGGCTTAATACGTGGTCTGactcaagaaaaaatagaagacacAGAAAAATCAAGGTCAACATTCCTAATAACTTCACTGAGGGTGTGGATGATAGTGTGACATCCCTTTCCTCCTATGTCAGGACactagttcgagcttatgcgcCATTTTATTTTCGGTCAtagcgagatgttccgaatgagttTAAAGATCACATTCGGAGTCATGTATTATTGGTGAATTTATATACCATAGTTTGTTTagagatattttaatttcatattttttacgcAACTCAATTCTTAGGAAAAATTCGACCTAAATTTTGGCCGTAACAAGGAAGTGCAAActaaaaatgagttgatgactaCATTATTTCGGCATCACAAGGGAtgtgtcatgaccacttcaagaaatttgagatGCTGGAAATGGTTGTTCAATCCCATCTTCAGAAAATGAAGTTAGACGATTGAAggtagtgttgtgatcttttcgcaagCTCATATATTAGGTATTATAGATTTATCCCctataaattatttacatctatattggtttcatatattatatttaacattgttaatttcttttgcagcacttaaattttatcaatgcACATAATAAAACGTCTTTAACaatccaccatcgtgccggttcaaggtcattccaacgCCTTGCcaataaaatggtaattaataacTTGTTAAAATTcagtcatttttattatattctttatttaggtactaacatgattttttaaaattactaatgtggctttgttagaaacgtgatgatcctgaaaacttctCTAtcgttcatgtctatgctgctactCACATCGAAGTGCACAACGAGTGGATTGATCCTGTCACTAAcgataattatgtaagtgagGTCATTTTGTGTGAATAAATTATGCTAACATGTGAATAGATATTATGTTTatttactatttcttttaatatgttatttattgtgtgttttctttctaattgtaggaaaaaatgattgagatgcAGTCAGTTTCTGAGAAATCTTCTCTTAGTTACATGAACATATTTAAGCAGGTCCTCGGGACCAAGTCTGGTTTGGTAAGAGGTTTGAAACGttctttcaaacatgttagCTCATCCTCCACGACCTCAATTTCAGAagttaataattttactaaaaatttgGATTCTTCACTCCAAGAAATTGAGCATATGAAGTCGAGACAACAAGAGTTGGAGGCTCTCTTATCGCGATAGTCCAATTTAGATACGCGTTTGCAGGAGCGAAAAAGAGAATGGGAGGAAAGAATACGTATTGAAGTTCAAAAATAAGTCCAGAGGGAGATGCTAGTCTAGATGGAACGTGTTATGTTACTGCAACAGGATCACGTTGggcgaggaaagaagaagaaataaacctattattgttcaaaacttttgttttctaattttgcaactctataaaacattttcatcagataatgttattaatggtgtaatatgatacaatttgtaTGCTTTTAATTTCAACAATTTGTATGCTTGAATGTAAAGAAAAGACATTTGAACATAACTTTATGTTCGAAGAAATGTTTGAACATAATTACACTGACGTTCGataaatacgttcgaatgtaaggtactatgttcgaacatatacACTCTACAAACATTTGAACTTATTCAGCTGATATTCAAATGACTAAAAAAGATACATTCGAATGGACTGATTAACCATCCAAATGTTAAGtcttttacgttcgaacaatttcTCATTAATGTGCGAATGCGAcattcaaacgttcgaacgtaaaaaccAAATGTGCGAATGAAAAATACCGAACGTTAGATGTTTATCGTTCGAATGCTAATCGGTCGGGCAAAAGCTCGAACATTATTCTATACATATgactattattttctttgacGGAATTCGATTGTCTCAAAAACtcttaacgttcaaacgttatatCTCACGTAAGACTACCaactgttattaaaaaaaataaaaataaaataaaacttttagtGACAGTTGTATAGTAAACtgtcacaaaataatttttgtgatgcCTTTTGGGTGACAATTGTGGTGGCGGTCTCAAATCGTCACAaaaattttttgtgatggtttgcttattttttggGACGGTTTCGTCCGTCACAATAGATCAAATCTATTGTAGtgcaacaagaaaagaaaaagatgagtTATGCTATGGGACGGACTCCTTTATAGACCAATTTTACAAAGAGTagtgttatatttataaaggaattacacaaaaataatatgactacaaactgacataatttaatctaatccattagatctactttataataaaaataatttcaatttgactATTAAGTCACTTcaatttatgatattatttttgtgtgttcTATTTAGAATTAagagtattttctttttactataaTAAAGGGGCACCCATAGTCGATATCCCTTTCTCTTTCCATTTTTATTGGGAGTTATGAAATGACTTCACGACTCTTGTTGGTTGGACCTTAATGGCCAGCCAGAAGAATAGAGAGAAAGGCAGCGCTAGTGTTCAGAATAGAGAGGAAGGTGAgctattattaatttgttatgaATAACGCCtctccaaaaaaagaaaaaaaaaatagcattaatTGGAGCTCAGCCAGCTCAGCCCATGCATTGAGAGTTTAATTTTGACTTCATCCAATATTATTAATGATGTCGTTGATCTGGTTATTACCAGTCTCTCTTGGTATATTAATTGGTACATGACATTATCTCTAGTTTCACCTAGTTAGATTCGGAAAGATCGATCCACAGTGATCATATATGCAAACATTCATGTGGTTCAATCTTTCTAAACGAGCTTTAATTTATCTATACATGAAATATAAGGTTCATCTCCTAGCTTGTGactattaaatataagaaaaatattttagacgtgaagagattttataaaattaaatttataaattaacgtgacttgatataatacattaaattataaaattatttttattataaaatagatgataCTGTCGTATGAACTACTCgtataatttatacatttatttgtataaaatgcacttttccttttataatatTCAATCGGCCCGACAGGTTACTCATCCATacagtaattttattttattctgttGTACTTTTTGTAAGGGTAGGGACGATTCTTCCCTTTCAAGTTGGCTATTATAAACAAGTACGTAGCTGAGCTGATGATTATGCGAGACCAACTTTGCAttactttctctttttctattcCGCTTTTCCTGATCTtgggtatttatttatttatttaagccCCAGAAAcccaaattaaagagaaaagactatatatatatatatatatatatatatatatataaaccaattcTGAAAAGTTTGGTGTTTAAGTACTTTAAACTCAAACTAGAGTAGTACCATGATCTGTACGTACTAGCTACTTAAACATATTAACATGATATTAATAATCTtatcatgatcatgttaatcTCAATTAAAGTAAAGGAATTAAAAAGAAGAtcaattagagagagagagcatggcTATCATGTCTAGGAAACCactaaaatcacaaaaaaatcattgtgCTTGGGAATTGATCACTACAACATGCATGGAGAGAAAGCCCTAGCTAgttatatctatctatctatctatctatctatctatctatatatatatatatatatatatatatatatatatatatatatacctaataaTAAATCGAAAGCTCCAACCCCACCAACCTAGAAAAGCAGTACATTAAAATTCTACACTGCTTGTCGACAAACATAACGCTATCTACCTAGCTAGCTCTTTATTTAAATCTTCTTTATTTATACAGCTAGCAAGCTGGTCCTAGTaggtatgtgtgtgtgtatatatatatatatatatttataagaactTTATAAAAAGAAGTGCAAcacaagctagctagcaaatAAAGAGATagtaattagttttaaagaaagcaaaattcatgaaataataatatcagATATCATCATGAAGGAAATTAATTATCATGTGGCTCTGAAGTCATTTGCAAATTGCAGAAAATCGATGCATTAGCTTATGTTGAGAAATTGATCACAGTGGTAGTAGTACATGATGAAACTCGATCGACCTGGCGAGATATGATCGCATGCAGCTAGCACTGTTGCGAAGATTAATGATTGATTTCTTCATCGACCCCACATCATGTCACGGTACGGTGATTCGAGGCCGGCAGTCTTTCTTTTCTGCAACGTGAGGTCTTTGTAAAAGTTCTTTATGAATTCCTCCGCAGCCTTATCCACCTGGCCGCTATGAACATCTCCATCTTCTTTCAACGGAAATGGCGAGTCTGTTACTCTCAGCTGTCGCACCATCGGACTCCTTCCGAACCCAGGTAACGTCACCAGCGGCGATGCCTCCACCGGCGGCGCCGTGTTGTCGTGATTGTTCAGCATCTCAAGCACCTTCTGAAATGCAGTGGCGGTGGTGACGTCGTCGTAGCGATAGGCAGACTTGGAGGCGGCGGAAAAGAAGTGGTGGTGCTTATTGCGCTTGTTGAAATGGAAGATATTGGCGGGGCGGTGATGATAGGCGGGGCTGTTGCTGCAGCTGAACTCGTATTCGCGCGGCGATACGAAGGCAAGAGAGTCGCTGGAACGGCAGCTCAAGGCAGAGAAGTGGTCGTGGAGGGTGAGGTTGTCAGCTATGGCCTTGCCCGCGAGCTTGCCGCGCTTGAGCATCAGATGGAGGTCCTCCATTATCTTGCTCTTGCATATGCCTTTTCTTAGCATGAAGAGCACGACTCGAACCATGTTCCACAACTTCTTGGCCACCATTGGTGGGCTTGGTTCCATTTCCATTACTATTGGTTGGCTCATGAGAGACAGGGTTTTAATTCCGGTTTgatagcagagagagagagagatgatctACAGGTATGTTTTGGGGTTGTTCATGAAGGATGAGAGGGGGAGAGAGCAAGGTATATAAAGGGCAAGACGATTGCAcgtaacataaaaggaaaagatgaagacgatcgagttttttttttgaagaaaatgaaagaaattaaaaatgatatttgatgAGAAGTAGTAGTCACGAGTACTCAAAGCGCGTTTGTATTATTTTGGAAGAAAGGTAAGGAATTGAGTTTGACAAAGCAAAGGCTATAGCTAGGGTCACTTTGTTAATGTGTAACGTGTTGTCCAGATTACAAAGAGGTCCCTGTGATTGCGACCAAATTACTTAAGTAAGTCCTCGGGCTTCAAATTCAATGATTAGACAGATATTTGGCACTTTTTTAAATGTCACAATTTGCCTAAAGTTGTGGACTCTAGTTAAAGTGACATACAACCACAATTAGGAGCTACATGTCGGGAAGTATTGTTAGAATTCAAGGCAAAAGTAAAATCCGGACATAGACATGTAACTATATACTCTCTTTACTGAATTTAAAAGGTAGGAACTAGGATCAGCACGTTGTTTttctattcaaaaatattctgatcataaaaagattacataaaaataattttacaaattaacgtaatttgatgtgatttatcaaattataaaattatttttattttaaaatagatctaacggataagatgaaatcacgtcaatttataagattatttttatataatttatttgtgaatATAGTAGTACtcttaaattcaaattcaaagaaagatttgaaaatgcatTTGATCCACATAATTCTAATCATACAaaccaattattattttaacccAAATATCttatttgagttaaaaatattaatctGTATTATAAATAGAGtctcttaaaaataatcataaagaataaaaacaacTCCCTCtcaaataatatgatatttagtaCTTGTTTTAGATTAAGCGAAATATAGATCAGTTCATGTAGAGAAGTACTATAGTTTTCATGGACTTCATGTAAACCAAAGttgtaattaaaaatttaaatgggtggtttaattaattaatttacgttataaaacaaattaaaactttAGAAGTAGAACGAAATAAATGGCACTTGAGTACTCCGGTCGACCTCGATCTGGTCTTTAtgatcattaatatataatagcgaAGCGTTTGGTGTTGGACATTGAATAACGTATTCCCATCAAATAAGTTTTGTTAAGAAAAGAATATCAATGAATGAAAGTTGcatttctcaaataattaatattgagtttttttaaaccatatactatataattatagcCTTGCACGCAAAATATGATACCATGGACATCATCATGTGCTACTTCACATATTCTAATTAATCAATCAAATATATGTGAGAAATGTTAAGAATATAtcctaacaaataaatttacaaaatcagcATATCTTTATATAGGAAAATGTTTTGGATCTCGAATTCGAGATTCAAAATGTGTCCcgaatgaatttttatttattgaataattaaaaaatattttttaataatattattatttttttatttttttaaaaaatatttataataattaaaaaatatatataaaaaaaataacctaTTCAAAACACATATTGAATCTCGAATTCGGGACCgataataatttctctttatatagAAAGTCAAATCTTACGACTTTACAACATGACATATGTCAAATcaagtatgaaaaaataatttatataattagtttttaGTGTAACTTATATTGGCATTTCCCgatgtaaattaatttatttaagattttctcTCTATATTTATCTTGTGtgagttatatattattaatccaATAAATTTAcgtataattatgaaatacataaatattatataattattttaaaaaagagtagagtctattattaaaaatttaattttttttatgtaaatttatattttaattcactttttttaaaatgattatgtggtaattataaaatttacaattacaaatatattttctcttattagTATACACTTACGACTCATGTGTATTCATAATTGTgcagcatttttcaaaaaaaaaaagaatttttcaagtgtatcctttttttttttttttataaattttcacaaataaatttccataataataataactatgAGGAGTAATATTATGTGTAAgtcttaaataaataagtttcatACAGACCTTTTGTAAAAATGAGgattatactaaaaaaaaatatgtttttttatgattttgcatggtgaaatttacttttttacaaataaattacgttagatttatctaatttaaacttgtaaaaattatttctctttttctatataataataaagagtTCTTCTACCCAATAATTTTACACAACGCGTACACCTATTGTCGTgagtctttattttttattcttttattttttttttcttcatcagaTGTCTAGTATAggactattaagtaaaatttctcagtaataaatattattttaatttttttattcattattcttatattacataattattaaaaaaaaattaaaagataaaaaataaaagcaggcACATGACATAGTTAAAGTTGATCTTTGTCACAGCGTAAAGGCGCGTGGACTTTATGTGTCTAATACCGCCCACACCTTTCACTGAGCGAGGGCCCAGCCAGCCTGACAAGGTTGGCAGGATTGAATGAATACAAGCAACCTACTCAGGACACGTGGCCCCCCTCTTGAGGTTCAAATGAATCTATATCCGTACACTCGTACACAATCACTTTATGTAACCCACAATGTGGCCGTCCAACTTTCCTTACGCTTtaaatttaatcatatttttaaccatttttctCTTTGGCTTCAATcagatttttcttagaaaaatattattatacagcACAGTTTGATGTttcatgtatttaaatttttttatttaataattaaagaagtaacttttaatatattagtgtattttttttatatttaaaaaatattttatttttaaaaaataaaataaaatataaaatttgtactcATAAACACGTGTTAAAGCTGACGGCACACTGACATCACTCTTTTTCTTAATGTACCAACCCTAGATTCTCTCTATCAAAATAAACGGGGAGCTGAACGGATTTT containing:
- the LOC108991407 gene encoding uncharacterized protein LOC108991407; this translates as MSQPIVMEMEPSPPMVAKKLWNMVRVVLFMLRKGICKSKIMEDLHLMLKRGKLAGKAIADNLTLHDHFSALSCRSSDSLAFVSPREYEFSCSNSPAYHHRPANIFHFNKRNKHHHFFSAASKSAYRYDDVTTATAFQKVLEMLNNHDNTAPPVEASPLVTLPGFGRSPMVRQLRVTDSPFPLKEDGDVHSGQVDKAAEEFIKNFYKDLTLQKRKTAGLESPYRDMMWGR